From a single Metopolophium dirhodum isolate CAU chromosome 6, ASM1992520v1, whole genome shotgun sequence genomic region:
- the LOC132946594 gene encoding uncharacterized protein LOC132946594 — MSYRTIASTDSENEHFSESIDIRPSFSKTKPGSKRSAEKTSVKKPMKKKQNKMNASYRDNISERLRSEDFDVEVFNSLTFRQGDGVVTIKTPFEEKGKDLWVLSHYKVTNIENVPVKDRWKFSEATVRLYTTDESKDQTLHTGLNETMQIIFDKLLTDPKRQTIKSKTVV; from the exons atgtcgtacCGTACAATTGCTTCAACTGATTCAGAG aatgaacattttagcgaatcaattgatataagaccgtctttttcaaaaacaaaacctgGATCAAAACGTTCTGCAGAAAAAACAAGTGTtaaaaaacctatgaaaaagaagcagaataaaatg aatgcatCATACAGAGATAATATCAGCGAACGCTTGAGATCAGAagattttgatgttgaagtatttaattCGCTAACATTCAGACAAGGAGATGGCGTTGTGACAATAAAGACGCCTTTTGAAGAAAAAGGAAAGGATCTTTGGGTGCTAAGTCATTATAAGGTTACTAACATCGAGAATGTACCAGTAAAGGACAg atGGAAGTTCAGTGAAGCTACTGTTAGATTGTACACGACCGACGAATCAAAAGATCAAACACTTCATACTGGTCTTAATGAGacaatgcaaattatatttgataaattactaacCGATCCAAAGCGTCAAACTATTAAAAGCAAGAcggttgtttga
- the LOC132947399 gene encoding uncharacterized protein LOC132947399 has protein sequence MIAFTYVFFYLIYFFSFIMKRKTVTKHERMSSSDEGLFEIERFKKCSKTFLIKNTLNFIDYTLFFNYVRDKLILKLKESCLQSSIKFNLHVDSVYERILTQEVRDIAFKTSNTLACNSSNFNKLLNGMFNKLLSEQDQFLAKGSGWSLKTIDVLQLRINTVNPLRGGTYLDLPEYIKDKRAIINVKNNDAKCFKYSILSKFDNRSNKTYLNKKYFKMLETKSGLDFKCIDFPTPISQMKKFERTNDVSINIYSLNDKKHIFPLYICNTERKKHFDLFLFNNDETSHYCYIKNFSRFVRSQKTKNCTKLIICKRCFTTFGNKPCKSKLWGMKGLIEHQHNCRKNQLGKPIMFEEGDDDFIYFKSYKKTQRIPIVIYADFECILTPKKPDEFIQSCKKKKTYITHLHEIMSYGFYVKVDYDIIPKELVKQLKIPRKVVIYRGENAAKKFMENMIDIGNNIKTIYETATPMGKLTEKEEKRFQRIKRCEKCSKHFKKNNLIKVRDHCHFTGKYRQCLCLECNFQITNPSFIPIFFHNLSYDSHFIIRELGCDDQNIHVIPNSSEKYISFSKEIAPKFSIKFVDTFRFMSESLSKLAENLSEDKSRFRETLKIFSAEALDLVTRKGVFPYEYVDNWSKLDDTFLPSKLEFYNSLTDEKISDEDYIHAKNVWHTFDIKTLGEYSDLYLKTDVSILADVFENFRDLCLSTLELDPAHYMTAPGFAFDCMLKYTKVKLSRLKEYNMLLFFEKSIRGGICQSTKRYVKANIPNIEGLDYNANEPITWITYLDCVNLYGKSMLTELPFKDFEWVDDLNIDVTKIADDSEVGYILEVDIEYPKHLHKYHNDFPFLPFNECPPNSKVEKLLTTLSPKKNYIVHYKNLKQAISHGLKVVKIHRAIRFSQSKWMASYIKLCTSMRVQAKNEFEKDFWKLLINSVFGKCMENVRARTSIKLVSSEQKARKLMAKTSFKDRTIYSKNLMAIHQHKETIKFDKAIYVGFAILDVSKTFMYDFHYNVMKKRYGTKISSLYSDTDSLIYAIQTTNFFDDLKNSLLPYFDTSNYPKDHCCFSEIHKNQPGFFKDEMKGIIIKEFVSLRPKLYAYKTIDGAEKKKAKGVKKYIIKNHMQFNNYMNILNAFINHKTLKDEQTHRKMNFIQSNKHVVHSKTMNKLVLSANDDKRYIMDDGINTLAYGHYKLNDSV, from the coding sequence atgattgctttcacctatgtttttttttatttaatctattttttcagtttcataatgaaaagaaaaacggttACAAAACACGAGCGGATGTCATCTTCTGACGAAGGTTTATTTGAAATCGAGAGATTtaagaaatgttcaaaaacatttttgattaagaatactttaaattttatagattacacgcttttttttaactatgttagagataaattaattttaaagttaaaagaatcatgtttacaatcatctataaaatttaatttacatgtggATAGCGTATACGAAAGAATACTCACTCAAGAAGTTCGGGACATAGCTTTCAAAACTTCTAATACACTTGCATGTAATTCAtccaatttcaataaattactaaatggaatgttcaataaattattatctgaacAAGACCAGTTTTTAGCGAAAGGATCTGGGTGGTCCCTTAAAACTATAGATGTATTACAATTGAGAATTAATACAGTGAATCCTCTCAGAGGAGGAACGTATCTAGATCTACctgaatatataaaagataaaagagcaattataaatgtaaaaaataacgatgctaaatgttttaaatattcaatactatctaagtttgataatcgatcgaataaaacttatttgaataagaaatattttaaaatgttagaaacaaaaagtggtttagattttaaatgtattgattttccaacaccaatcagtcagatgaaaaaatttgaacgtacaaacgatgtatcaattaatatttatagtttaaatgataaaaaacatatttttcctttgtatatttgtaatactgaaagaaaaaaacatttcgatctttttctgttcaataatgatgaaacatcacattactgttatataaaaaatttttcaagattcgttagaagtcagaaaactaaaaattgtactAAGCTAATTATATGTAAAAGATGTTTTACTACTTTTGGGAACAAACCGTGTAAAAGCAAACTTTGGGGTATGAAAGGATTGATTGAACATCAACATAATTGTAGAAAGAACCAATTAGGGAAACCTATAATGTTTGAAGAGggagatgatgattttatttattttaaaagttataaaaaaactcaaAGGATACCAATTGTTATTTATGCAGACTTCGAATGTATTTTAACTCCTAAAAAACCTGATGAATTCATTcagagttgtaaaaaaaaaaaaacatatattacacatttacatgaaattatgagttatgggttttatgtaaaagtcgactatgatattataccaaaagAGTTAGTAAAACAGTTGAAGATTCCTAGAAAGGTGGTTATTTATAGAGGTGAAAATGCAGCAAAaaaatttatggaaaatatgattgatatcggaaataatatcaaaacaatttacgAAACTGCTACACCAATGGGTAAATTAactgaaaaagaagaaaaacgttttcaaagaattaaaagatgtgaaaaatgttcaaaacattttaaaaaaaataatttaattaaagttcgAGATCACTGTCATTTTACTGGTAAATATAGACAATGTCTTTGTCTcgaatgtaattttcaaataactaaTCCATCATTCAttccaattttctttcataatttatcgTACGATAGCCATTTCATAATTCGAGAGCTCGGTTGCGATGATCAAAATATTCACGTTATTCCTAattcatcagaaaaatatatatccttcAGCAAGGAAATCGCAcctaaatttagtataaaatttgtTGATACATTCCGTTTTATGAGCGAGTCATTAAGTAAACTTGCGGAAAATTTATCTGAAGATAAGTCGAGATTTAGAGaaactcttaaaatattttctgcggAAGCACTAGATTTAGTTACACGAAAAGGAGTCTTCCCTTATGAATATGTCGATAATTGGAGTAAATTAGATGATACTTTTCTACCATCAAAGCTAGAATTTTATAACTCTTTAACAGACGAGAAAATTAGTGATGAAGATTATATACATGCTAAAAATGTATGGCATACATTTGATATAAAGACTTTAGGTGAATATagcgatctttatttaaaaactgatgttaGCATACTAGCCGATGTGTTCGAAAATTTTAGAGACTTATGTTTATCTACGCTCGAACTAGATCCTGCTCATTATATGACTGCTCCCGGGTTTGCTTTTGACTGTATGCTGAAGTATACCAAGGTCAAATTATCAAGGTTAAAGGAGTATAACATGTTGCTTTTCTTCGAAAAATCGATTAGAGGCGGGATATGCCAATCAACCAAAAGATATGTTAAGGCAAACATACCAAATATCGAAGGATTGGACTATAATGCAAATGAACCGATCACATGGATTACATATCTCGATTGTGTGAATTTGTATGGGAAGTCTATGTTAACAGAATTaccttttaaagattttgaatggGTTGACGATCTCAACATAGATGTAACTAAAATCGCTGATGATTCAGAAGTCGGATATATATTAGAAGTTGATATTGAGTATCCTAAACAtctacataaatatcataatgattTCCCATTTTTACCGTTTAACGAATGTCCACCAAATTCGAAAGTTGAGAAATTGTTAACTACTTTATcaccgaaaaaaaactatattgtacattacaaaaatttaaaacaagcaatTTCTCACGGTCTTAAAGTAGTAAAAATTCATCGAGCTATCCGTTTTTCCCAAAGTAAATGGATggcatcatacataaaattatgtacatctATGAGAGTACAAGCTAAAAACGAGTTTGAGAAGGATTTCTGGAAGTTGCTAATTAATAGCGTTTTTGGTAAATGTATGGAGAATGTTCGAGCAAGAACTTCTATAAAACTGGTTTCTTCAGAACAAAAAGCAAGGAAATTAATGGCgaaaactagttttaaagacAGAACTATATATTCTAAGAATCTCATGGCCATTCATCAGCATAAGGAAACAATTAAATTCGACAAGGCAATTTATGTAGGATTTGCAATTTTAGACGTttcgaaaacatttatgtatgacttccattataatgtaatgaaGAAAAGGTATGGTACTAAAATTAGTTCTTTATATTCGGATACTGATTCCCTGATATATGCTATCcaaacaacaaatttttttgacgatttaaaaaatagtttattaccatattttgaCACATCTAATTATCCTAAAGACCATTGTTGTTTtagtgaaattcataaaaatcaacCAGGGTTCTTTAAAGATGAAATGAAaggaattataattaaagaattcgtttcattaagaccgaaattatatgcttataaaactatagatggcgctgagaaaaaaaaagcaaaaggcgtaaagaaatatataattaaaaatcacatgcaatttaacaattatatgaatatactaaacgcttttataaaccataaaactCTCAAGGATGAACAAACTcatagaaaaatgaattttatccaATCAAATAAACATGTTGTTCATTCGAAAACAATGAACAAACTCGTTCTAAGTGCAAACGATGATAAACGTTATATAATGGATGACGGGATAAATACTTTAGCTTATGGTCACTATAAACTTAATGACTCAGTTTAA